In Thioclava sp. GXIMD2076, one DNA window encodes the following:
- a CDS encoding protease modulator HflC translates to MQKLALAIPAVVIVGALGLSSLFVVDEREQALVLQFGQVKEIKTTPGLGFKIPFVQTVRTYEDRILSLTTRPLEVTPLDDRRLVVDAFARWRITDVVKFHTATRGRGEPWAQQQLDNIITAQIREVLGGVPSTAVLSDDRIGLMVKIRDQAREEAKDLGVEVIDVRLTRTDLPDQNLEATYARMRAEREREAADEIARGNEAAQRIRASADRTRTELTSDAQRQAEIVRGEAQAQANKIYADAYSKDPSFFAFTRQLDFYAKALKSDSSRIVVKPDSLYFDYDRFLKSLGTSAATDAGTTASAGSPPATGSTQAP, encoded by the coding sequence ATGCAGAAACTCGCTCTCGCAATCCCCGCCGTCGTGATCGTCGGCGCGCTCGGGCTCAGCTCGCTCTTCGTCGTGGACGAACGCGAACAGGCACTGGTGCTGCAATTCGGTCAGGTAAAAGAGATCAAGACGACGCCGGGCCTCGGCTTCAAGATCCCCTTCGTGCAGACCGTGCGCACCTATGAGGACCGTATCCTGTCACTGACCACCCGCCCGCTGGAGGTCACACCGCTCGATGACCGCCGCCTCGTGGTGGATGCTTTTGCCCGCTGGCGCATTACCGATGTAGTGAAATTCCACACCGCTACCCGTGGCCGTGGCGAGCCTTGGGCACAGCAGCAGCTCGATAACATCATCACCGCGCAGATCCGCGAAGTGCTGGGCGGCGTGCCCTCCACCGCCGTTCTGTCCGATGACCGGATCGGGCTGATGGTGAAGATCCGCGATCAGGCCCGCGAGGAAGCCAAGGATCTGGGCGTCGAGGTGATCGACGTGCGTCTGACCCGCACCGACCTGCCCGACCAGAACCTCGAGGCGACCTATGCCCGTATGCGCGCCGAGCGTGAGCGGGAAGCGGCGGACGAGATCGCGCGTGGTAACGAGGCCGCTCAGCGGATCCGTGCCAGCGCCGACCGGACCCGCACCGAGCTGACCTCGGATGCGCAGCGTCAGGCCGAGATCGTGCGCGGTGAGGCACAGGCACAGGCCAACAAGATCTATGCCGATGCCTATTCCAAGGACCCGTCCTTCTTCGCCTTTACGCGCCAGCTCGATTTCTATGCCAAGGCGCTGAAATCCGACAGTTCGCGGATCGTGGTTAAGCCGGATAGTCTCTATTTCGACTATGACCGCTTCCTGAAATCGCTCGGGACAAGCGCGGCAACCGACGCTGGCACGACGGCCTCTGCGGGGAGCCCCCCTGCGACAGGCAGCACGCAGGCCCCGTAA
- a CDS encoding peptidoglycan-binding protein yields MGRFLAGLCTLALLGGCMDGERQIAPRDDAEIPLTLANEWRETPPDPKAAGCYARQTSPAVVETVTEQRLVSPEIRDPKTGQITQAATYHTETRHEIVTARGTRWFAAPCPPVFTQDFVVMLQRALAARGYYHGGLSGVLDTPTGQAIHAYQKARGLYSATLSTRAAQELGLTIWSDQTAPTSSATPGVASPYPGQMGPN; encoded by the coding sequence ATGGGAAGATTTCTGGCGGGGCTGTGCACGCTTGCGCTCTTGGGGGGCTGCATGGATGGCGAGCGCCAGATTGCCCCGCGCGACGATGCAGAGATTCCACTGACGCTTGCCAATGAGTGGCGCGAGACGCCGCCCGACCCGAAGGCTGCGGGCTGCTATGCCCGTCAGACAAGCCCTGCGGTGGTGGAAACCGTCACCGAGCAGCGGCTGGTGAGCCCCGAGATCCGCGACCCGAAGACCGGCCAGATCACGCAGGCCGCCACATATCATACCGAAACCCGCCACGAGATCGTCACCGCCCGTGGCACACGCTGGTTTGCCGCGCCCTGTCCGCCGGTCTTCACGCAGGATTTCGTAGTGATGCTGCAGCGCGCGCTGGCGGCGCGCGGCTATTATCATGGCGGGTTGTCGGGGGTGCTCGATACGCCCACGGGGCAGGCGATCCATGCCTATCAGAAGGCGCGTGGGCTCTACAGCGCAACGCTTTCCACACGGGCAGCACAGGAGCTTGGCCTGACCATCTGGTCCGACCAGACAGCGCCGACATCCTCGGCCACGCCAGGCGTGGCATCGCCCTATCCGGGGCAGATGGGACCGAATTGA
- the hflK gene encoding FtsH protease activity modulator HflK — translation MSNSGPWGTGGGDNGDKPNGSDKRPGQRGPNKDQNVPEIEEFMKKGSEHLRVLMGGRGGNGRGTGGPRGPNPGPSFKAIGGIVVAGAVLLWGWSSLYTVQQGEEAVEMTLGKYSATKTAGLNFAPWPIVTHEILPVDLEQTVDIGMGRAGSNDTGLMLTGDQNIVDIQFQVVWNINDPAKYLFNLADAQESIRAVAESAMRDIIARSELAPVLNRDRGAIRSTLEGAIQGTLDSYNSGIHIIRVNFNKADPPQEVIDSFRQVQAAQQERDRLTNEADAYANRVTAQARGQAAQLKEEAEAYRARTVNEAEGQAARFTSVYNEYVNSPDVTKRRMFLQTMEGVLGGVDKVIIDEPDGGQGVVPYLPLPDMKRAATSDTSSTTSNGGSN, via the coding sequence ATGAGCAATTCAGGTCCCTGGGGAACGGGCGGCGGAGACAATGGCGACAAGCCGAACGGGTCCGACAAACGCCCCGGACAGCGCGGTCCGAACAAGGATCAAAATGTCCCCGAGATCGAGGAGTTCATGAAGAAGGGCTCTGAACATCTGCGCGTGCTGATGGGCGGACGCGGCGGCAATGGCCGTGGCACTGGCGGCCCGCGCGGCCCGAACCCCGGCCCCAGTTTCAAGGCTATCGGCGGCATCGTCGTCGCAGGAGCGGTTCTGCTGTGGGGCTGGTCCTCGCTCTATACCGTCCAGCAGGGCGAGGAAGCGGTCGAGATGACGCTGGGCAAATACTCGGCCACCAAGACCGCCGGTCTGAATTTCGCACCATGGCCGATCGTCACCCACGAAATCCTGCCCGTCGATCTGGAACAGACCGTCGATATCGGGATGGGGCGTGCAGGCTCCAACGATACCGGCCTGATGCTGACCGGCGACCAGAATATCGTCGACATCCAGTTTCAGGTCGTCTGGAACATCAATGATCCGGCGAAATACCTGTTCAACCTTGCCGATGCGCAGGAATCGATCCGCGCTGTCGCCGAATCGGCCATGCGCGACATCATCGCGCGCTCGGAACTGGCGCCCGTGCTCAACCGTGACCGTGGCGCGATCCGCTCGACGTTGGAAGGCGCGATCCAAGGCACACTTGATAGTTATAACTCGGGTATCCACATCATCCGTGTGAACTTCAACAAGGCCGACCCGCCGCAGGAGGTCATCGACAGCTTCCGGCAGGTTCAAGCCGCGCAACAGGAGCGTGACCGTCTGACCAACGAGGCCGATGCCTACGCCAACCGCGTGACCGCACAGGCGCGTGGTCAGGCCGCCCAGCTGAAGGAAGAGGCCGAGGCCTACCGTGCGCGCACGGTGAACGAGGCTGAAGGTCAGGCCGCACGCTTTACCTCGGTCTATAACGAATATGTCAATTCGCCCGACGTGACCAAACGCCGGATGTTCCTGCAGACGATGGAAGGTGTGCTGGGCGGCGTCGACAAGGTCATCATCGACGAGCCGGATGGCGGTCAGGGCGTTGTGCCCTATCTGCCCCTGCCCGACATGAAACGCGCAGCCACTTCCGATACCAGCTCCACTACGTCCAACGGGGGGTCGAACTGA
- a CDS encoding LysE family transporter, producing the protein MTTITVFLAILGAVLLGAMSPGPSFVLISRLSLANSRRSGMAAAIGMGAGGAVFSVLALVGLIALLQQVEWLYWGLKVCGGTYLVFLGLKIWRHSRSVMVMAGTDSLQMPGAAKAKRQDFGSFGLGFVTQMANPKTAIVYASIFAAMLPENPERMLIFALPVAVFVVEAGWYGLVALVFSAPGPQQTYLRSKRWFDRAAGTVLALLGLRLIVEEMR; encoded by the coding sequence ATGACGACCATTACGGTTTTTCTGGCTATTCTTGGTGCGGTCCTTCTGGGCGCAATGAGCCCGGGGCCGAGTTTTGTCCTGATTTCCCGCCTGTCCCTCGCGAATTCCCGACGAAGCGGTATGGCCGCTGCGATCGGTATGGGGGCGGGAGGGGCCGTGTTTTCCGTTCTCGCTCTGGTCGGGTTGATCGCACTTCTGCAGCAGGTTGAATGGCTTTACTGGGGACTGAAGGTCTGTGGCGGAACCTATCTGGTCTTCCTTGGCCTGAAAATCTGGAGGCATTCGCGAAGCGTTATGGTTATGGCGGGGACGGATAGCTTGCAGATGCCGGGAGCCGCTAAAGCAAAGAGACAGGATTTTGGGAGTTTCGGTCTGGGCTTTGTGACGCAAATGGCCAATCCCAAGACTGCTATCGTCTATGCCAGTATCTTTGCGGCGATGTTGCCGGAGAACCCTGAACGGATGCTCATTTTCGCGCTTCCGGTCGCGGTGTTTGTTGTTGAGGCGGGATGGTATGGGCTGGTCGCGCTTGTCTTTTCGGCGCCGGGGCCGCAGCAGACCTATCTGCGGAGCAAGCGCTGGTTCGACAGGGCGGCGGGAACCGTGCTGGCGCTTCTCGGGCTGCGCCTGATCGTCGAGGAGATGCGCTAG
- a CDS encoding DegQ family serine endoprotease: MGPIHATPVFAEAAPASFADLAQKVSPSVVMITTSMTVSTPTQNNPMFPEGSPFDDLFRDFGFPDQGQQSPSKPHHSKALGSGFVISEDGYIVTNNHVIENADDISVAFFDGTTKTAKLVGTDPKTDIALLKVETDKPLPHVPFGDSDKMRVGDWVMAMGNPLGQNFSASAGIVSARNRELSGTYDDYIQTDAAINRGNSGGPLFDMNGEVIGVNTAILSPNGGSIGIGFSMASNVVQNVVSQLKEYGETRRGWLGVQIQDVSSDMSEALNLSSTKGALVSDVPDGPAKDAGMKSGDVIVKFDGGEVADTRDLVRRVARAPIGQKVQVVVLRDGKEQTLMVTLGRRETSEAQPIPAAAQAPDETSDTVLGMTIQPLDDDLRGQLDLSSDAKGLVIGDIDEESDAFDKGLRPGDVIAQAGQEDVTTVAELQDRIKKATDEGRKSILLLIRREGAPRFVALPVK, from the coding sequence ATGGGCCCGATCCACGCGACACCCGTCTTTGCGGAAGCCGCCCCCGCAAGCTTTGCCGATCTGGCCCAGAAGGTCTCGCCTTCGGTCGTGATGATCACCACCTCGATGACCGTCTCGACCCCCACCCAGAACAACCCGATGTTCCCCGAAGGCAGCCCCTTCGATGATCTGTTCCGCGATTTCGGCTTCCCCGATCAGGGCCAGCAAAGCCCGTCGAAGCCACATCACTCCAAGGCCCTCGGCTCGGGCTTCGTGATCTCGGAAGACGGCTATATCGTCACCAATAACCACGTCATCGAGAATGCCGACGATATCTCGGTCGCTTTCTTCGATGGCACGACCAAGACCGCCAAACTGGTCGGCACCGACCCGAAGACCGATATTGCACTCCTCAAGGTCGAGACCGACAAGCCCCTGCCCCATGTGCCCTTCGGCGATAGCGACAAGATGCGGGTCGGCGATTGGGTGATGGCGATGGGCAACCCGCTCGGCCAGAACTTCTCGGCCTCGGCAGGGATCGTCTCGGCGCGCAACCGCGAGCTGTCGGGCACCTATGACGATTACATCCAGACCGACGCCGCTATCAACCGCGGCAACTCCGGCGGCCCGCTCTTCGACATGAACGGCGAGGTGATCGGCGTCAATACCGCGATCCTGTCGCCCAATGGCGGCTCGATCGGGATCGGCTTCTCGATGGCCTCGAATGTCGTCCAGAATGTCGTCTCCCAGTTGAAGGAATATGGCGAGACCCGCCGCGGCTGGCTCGGCGTCCAGATCCAGGATGTCTCCTCGGATATGAGCGAGGCGCTCAACCTGTCCTCGACCAAGGGCGCGCTGGTCTCGGATGTGCCGGATGGACCGGCCAAGGATGCCGGCATGAAATCGGGTGACGTGATCGTCAAATTCGATGGTGGCGAAGTGGCCGATACTCGCGATCTGGTCCGCCGCGTGGCGCGGGCGCCGATCGGCCAGAAGGTGCAGGTTGTCGTGCTGCGCGATGGCAAGGAACAGACCCTGATGGTGACGCTGGGCCGCCGCGAGACGTCAGAGGCGCAGCCGATCCCCGCAGCCGCGCAGGCACCTGACGAAACCTCGGATACCGTGCTCGGGATGACCATCCAGCCGCTCGATGACGATCTGCGCGGCCAGCTGGACCTGTCCTCGGATGCCAAAGGTCTGGTGATCGGCGATATCGATGAGGAATCGGACGCCTTCGACAAGGGGCTGCGTCCGGGCGATGTGATCGCGCAGGCGGGTCAGGAGGATGTGACCACGGTTGCCGAGCTTCAGGACCGTATCAAGAAAGCCACCGACGAGGGGCGCAAGTCGATCCTTCTGCTGATCCGTCGTGAGGGGGCGCCGCGCTTCGTGGCTCTTCCGGTGAAGTAA
- the rpiA gene encoding ribose-5-phosphate isomerase RpiA, whose product MPAELSPMDKAKFASARRAVDFIEDGMRVGLGTGSTAAWMVRCLGERVREEGLNIIGVPTSTRTAELAREVGIKVVSLEEAKWLDLTIDGADEFDPELNLIKGGGAALLQEKIVATASDRMIVISDASKEVAHLGAFPLPVEVTPFGWPVTRTLIEEVLSSMDVLGRETTVRMDGDTPLITDEGNHIIDCHLNKIGNPRQLALALNQIAGVVESGLFIDICDMVIIGDTEGRVEVRDINAGTVAHEKIDFADAENIFGDLK is encoded by the coding sequence ATGCCCGCCGAGCTTTCCCCTATGGATAAGGCCAAATTCGCCTCCGCCCGCCGCGCGGTGGATTTCATCGAGGACGGGATGCGTGTCGGTCTCGGCACCGGCTCGACCGCCGCATGGATGGTGCGGTGCCTGGGCGAGCGCGTGCGTGAGGAAGGGCTGAACATTATCGGCGTGCCCACCTCGACCCGCACCGCGGAACTGGCGCGTGAAGTGGGCATCAAGGTCGTCTCGCTCGAAGAGGCGAAATGGCTCGACCTCACCATCGACGGCGCCGATGAATTCGACCCCGAACTGAACCTCATCAAGGGCGGCGGTGCGGCGCTTTTGCAGGAAAAGATCGTGGCGACCGCCTCCGACCGTATGATCGTGATCTCGGACGCCTCCAAGGAAGTCGCGCATCTGGGGGCCTTCCCGCTGCCCGTCGAGGTGACCCCCTTCGGCTGGCCGGTGACCCGCACCCTGATCGAGGAAGTGCTGAGCTCGATGGATGTGCTGGGCCGCGAGACGACCGTGCGTATGGATGGCGACACGCCGCTGATCACCGATGAAGGCAACCACATCATCGACTGCCATCTGAACAAGATCGGCAATCCGCGCCAGCTGGCGCTTGCGCTGAACCAGATTGCGGGCGTCGTGGAAAGCGGGCTCTTCATCGATATCTGCGACATGGTCATCATTGGCGATACCGAGGGCCGCGTCGAAGTGCGCGACATCAATGCGGGCACAGTGGCCCATGAGAAGATCGATTTTGCAGATGCCGAGAACATCTTCGGCGATCTGAAATAA
- the purU gene encoding formyltetrahydrofolate deformylase, which produces MTAPEKTAEPSAEQTYVLTVQCPTARGIVAAVTTYLAEKSCNIIDAQQYDDALTGQFFMRVTFRSEGGMALEDISASFDPVAAPFAMAWKFHDPSERVKVMLMVSRFGHCLNDILYRWRIGALPVDIVGVVSNHFDYQKVVVNYDIPFHHIKVTKENKPQAEARLLALVEETGTDLIVLARYMQVLSDDLCQKMSGRIINIHHSFLPSFKGANPYKQAYERGVKLIGATAHYVTADLDEGPIIEQDTVRITHAQSAADYVSLGRDVEAQVLSRAIHAHIHHRAFINGNKTVVFPASPGSYASERMG; this is translated from the coding sequence ATGACCGCCCCCGAAAAAACCGCCGAACCGAGCGCCGAACAGACCTATGTGCTGACCGTCCAATGCCCGACAGCCCGCGGCATTGTCGCCGCCGTCACCACCTATCTGGCTGAAAAATCGTGTAATATCATCGACGCTCAGCAATATGACGATGCGCTCACCGGGCAGTTCTTCATGCGCGTAACCTTCCGCAGCGAGGGTGGGATGGCGCTTGAGGATATCTCGGCGAGCTTCGATCCGGTGGCCGCTCCCTTCGCCATGGCCTGGAAATTCCACGACCCCTCCGAGCGTGTGAAGGTGATGCTGATGGTGTCGCGTTTCGGCCATTGCCTCAACGACATCCTCTACCGCTGGCGCATCGGCGCGCTGCCCGTGGATATCGTCGGAGTGGTCTCGAACCATTTCGATTACCAGAAGGTCGTGGTCAATTACGACATCCCCTTCCACCACATCAAGGTCACCAAGGAGAACAAGCCGCAAGCCGAGGCCCGCTTGCTGGCGCTGGTCGAGGAGACCGGCACCGACCTCATCGTGCTCGCGCGTTACATGCAGGTCCTCTCGGATGATCTCTGCCAGAAGATGTCAGGCCGGATCATCAATATCCACCACTCCTTCCTGCCGTCGTTCAAGGGTGCCAACCCCTATAAACAGGCCTATGAGCGGGGCGTGAAACTGATCGGGGCAACGGCCCATTATGTGACGGCCGATCTCGATGAAGGCCCGATCATCGAGCAGGATACGGTGCGCATCACCCATGCGCAATCGGCGGCGGATTATGTGTCGCTGGGACGCGATGTCGAAGCGCAGGTGCTCTCGCGCGCGATCCATGCCCATATCCACCACCGCGCCTTCATCAATGGCAATAAAACCGTGGTCTTCCCCGCTTCTCCGGGCTCTTATGCCTCGGAACGGATGGGCTAA
- a CDS encoding 2Fe-2S iron-sulfur cluster-binding protein, which yields MAKITYIEHNGTKHEIDVKPGLTVMEGARDNGVPGIDADCGGACACSTCHVYVAKEWVEKLTPKDSMEEDMLDFAYQPDPETSRLTCQITVTEALDGLVVQLPEKQI from the coding sequence ATGGCAAAAATTACCTATATCGAACATAACGGCACGAAACACGAAATCGATGTCAAACCCGGCCTGACCGTGATGGAAGGCGCACGCGACAATGGCGTGCCCGGCATCGATGCCGATTGCGGCGGCGCCTGCGCCTGCTCGACCTGCCATGTCTATGTGGCCAAGGAATGGGTCGAGAAGCTGACGCCCAAGGACAGCATGGAAGAGGACATGCTCGATTTCGCTTATCAGCCCGACCCCGAAACCTCGCGCCTGACCTGCCAGATCACGGTCACCGAGGCGCTTGATGGCCTCGTGGTCCAACTGCCGGAAAAGCAGATCTGA
- the gorA gene encoding glutathione-disulfide reductase, which produces MSDFDFDLFVIGGGSGGVRAARIAAGYGAKVGLAEEYRMGGTCVIRGCVPKKLMVYASGYPEAVKEAQAYGWDAKIGAFDWGIFHGKLEAELDRLEGLYRKGQEGAGVSIHDCRATVAGPHEVALADGRSVTAKHILIAVGGKPFVPQFDGCEHVLTSNDMFKFKTLPKKMLIVGGGYIACEFAGIMNGLGTEVSVLNRSPFLRGFDAESRDVIIGQMERAGITMRTGHVIDRVTKTGESVTVHIAGEAEETYDAVLYATGRVPLTEGLGLEAAGVKLGQRGEVLVDEWSQTNVPSIFAVGDVTDRIQLTPVAIREGHAFADTVFGATPRKMDHDLVASAVFTQPEFGTCGVTEEEAKGTGADIYTSSFRPMKSLFAGNDEKVLLKLIVDQKTQVVTGCHIVGPDAGEMIQMVAIAMKMGATKAQFDATCAVHPTMAEELVTMRNPTRSV; this is translated from the coding sequence ATGAGCGATTTCGATTTTGATCTCTTTGTCATCGGTGGCGGCTCGGGCGGCGTGCGTGCGGCGCGCATCGCGGCAGGCTATGGTGCCAAGGTCGGGCTGGCCGAGGAATACCGCATGGGCGGCACTTGCGTGATCCGCGGCTGTGTGCCGAAAAAACTGATGGTCTATGCGTCGGGCTATCCGGAGGCGGTGAAAGAGGCGCAGGCCTATGGCTGGGACGCCAAGATCGGCGCGTTTGACTGGGGCATCTTCCACGGCAAGCTGGAGGCCGAGCTGGACCGGCTCGAAGGGCTCTACCGCAAGGGTCAGGAGGGCGCGGGCGTGAGCATCCATGATTGCCGCGCAACGGTTGCAGGCCCCCATGAGGTGGCGCTGGCCGATGGGCGCTCTGTCACTGCAAAGCACATCCTGATCGCCGTTGGCGGCAAGCCCTTCGTCCCCCAGTTCGATGGCTGCGAACATGTGCTGACCTCGAACGATATGTTCAAATTCAAGACCCTACCCAAGAAAATGCTGATCGTGGGCGGCGGTTATATCGCCTGCGAATTCGCGGGCATCATGAACGGGCTGGGCACCGAGGTCAGCGTGCTCAACCGCTCGCCCTTCCTGCGCGGGTTCGACGCGGAATCGCGCGATGTGATCATCGGCCAGATGGAGCGCGCGGGCATTACCATGCGCACCGGCCATGTGATCGACCGCGTGACCAAAACCGGCGAGAGCGTCACCGTGCATATCGCGGGCGAAGCCGAGGAAACCTATGATGCGGTGCTATATGCGACAGGCCGTGTGCCGCTGACCGAAGGGCTGGGCCTTGAGGCGGCTGGCGTGAAACTGGGCCAGCGTGGCGAGGTACTGGTGGACGAGTGGTCGCAGACCAATGTGCCCTCGATCTTTGCCGTGGGCGATGTGACCGATCGCATCCAGCTGACCCCTGTGGCGATCCGCGAGGGCCATGCCTTCGCCGATACCGTTTTTGGCGCCACCCCGCGCAAGATGGACCATGATCTGGTGGCCTCGGCAGTATTTACCCAGCCCGAGTTCGGCACCTGTGGCGTGACCGAGGAAGAGGCCAAGGGCACCGGTGCCGATATCTACACCTCCAGCTTCCGGCCGATGAAGAGCCTCTTTGCCGGCAATGACGAGAAGGTCTTGCTGAAACTGATCGTCGACCAGAAGACCCAGGTCGTCACCGGTTGCCATATCGTCGGCCCCGATGCGGGCGAAATGATCCAGATGGTAGCGATCGCCATGAAAATGGGCGCGACCAAGGCGCAATTCGACGCGACCTGCGCCGTGCATCCGACTATGGCCGAAGAGCTGGTGACCATGCGCAACCCGACCCGCAGCGTTTGA